In Acomys russatus chromosome 26, mAcoRus1.1, whole genome shotgun sequence, a genomic segment contains:
- the Klhl36 gene encoding kelch-like protein 36 gives MEASKQMRVSRPYKISESSKVYHWADHSSTVLQRLNEQRLHGLFCDVVLVVEEQQVPAHRNLLAVCSDYFNSMFTLGMREAFQKEVELVGTSYVGLKAVVDFLYSSELELDGSNIDYILETAHLLQIWTAVDFCCEYLEQEVSEDNYLYLQELASIYSLKRLDAFIDSFVLSHFSTLSFTPDFLQTVSVQKLCFYLSSGQVQHTWEYDLLQAALQWLTQQPEREAHAGHVLENIRFPLFPEDILLQRVKLAMCSLLPSEANFEGFVEEAMQYHQSLVAQPVLQTKRTVLRSEECLLFVGGEVSERCLELSDDTCYLDTKNEQWVKETSLPARRSHHCVAVLGGFIFIAGGSFSRDNGGDAASNLLYRYDPRRKQWIKVASMNQRRVDFYLASIEDMLVAVGGRNENGALSSVETYSPKTNSWTYVAGLPRFTYGHAGTIYKDFVYISGGHDYQIGPYRKNLLCYDHRTDVWEEKRPMTTARGWHSMCSLGDNIYSIGGSDDHMESMERFDVLGVEAYSPQCNQWTRVAPLLQANSESGVAVWQGRIYILGGYSWENTAFSRAVQVYDHEANRWSRGPDLPNAIAGVSACVCALNPRLEEKKKRNKDKRQDRGQ, from the exons ATGGAGGCAAGCAAGCAGATGCGAGTGTCTCGGCCATACAAGATCAGTGAATCTTCAAAG GTGTACCACTGGGCTGACCACTCCAGCACAGTGCTGCAGCGGCTAAATGAGCAGCGGCTGCACGGCCTCTTCTGTGACGTGGTCCTTGTGgttgaagagcagcaagtgccagCCCACCGCAACCTTTTGGCTGTGTGCAGCGACTACTTCAACTCCATGTTCACACTGGGCATGCGCGAGGCGTTCCAGAAGGAGGTGGAGCTGGTCGGCACCTCCTACGTGGGGCTCAAGGCCGTGGTGGACTTCCTCTACAGCAGTGAGCTGGAGCTGGACGGCAGCAACATCGACTACATCCTGGAGACGGCGCACCTGCTGCAGATCTGGACGGCGGTGGACTTCTGCTGCGAGTACCTGGAACAGGAGGTGAGCGAAGATAACTACCTATACCTGCAGGAGCTGGCCTCCATCTACAGCCTCAAGCGGCTGGATGCCTTCATCGACAGCTTCGTGCTGAGCCACTTCAGCACGCTGTCCTTCACACCTGACTTCCTGCAGACCGTCTCTGTGCAGAAACTGTGCTTCTACCTGAGCAGCGGCCAGGTGCAGCACACGTGGGAGTATGACCTGCTGCAGGCGGCTCTGCAGTGGCTCACACAGCAGCCAGAGCGCGAGGCGCACGCCGGCCACGTGCTTGAGAACATCCGCTTCCCTCTCTTCCCCGAGGACATCCTGCTCCAGCGCGTGAAGCTGGCCATGTGCTCACTGTTGCCCAGCGAGGCCAACTTCGAGGGCTTTGTGGAGGAGGCCATGCAGTACCACCAGAGCCTGGTGGCCCAGCCTGTCCTGCAGACCAAGCGGACGGTGCTGCGTTCCGAGGAATGCCTGCTCTTCGTGGGTGGTGAGGTCTCGGAGCGGTGTCTGGAGCTGAGCGACGACACCTGCTACCTAGACACCAAGAACGAGCAGTGGGTGAAGGAGACATCCCTGCCGGCCCGCCGGAGCCATCACTGCGTCGCTGTGCTGGGGGGCTTcatcttcattgctggtggcagcTTCTCCAGAGACAACGGAGGGGATGCGGCCTCCAACCTTCTTTATAGGTATGACCCCCGCCGTAAACAGTGGATCAAG GTGGCGTCCATGAACCAGCGCCGCGTGGATTTCTACCTGGCCTCCATTGAAGACATGCTGGTGGCTGTCGGCGGCCGGAACGAGAACGGAGCTTTGTCTTCTGTAGAGACCTACAGCCCCAAGACCAACTCCTGGACCTATGTGGCTGGCTTGCCAAG GTTCACCTATGGCCACGCGGGCACCATCTACAAAGACTTCGTGTACATCTCGGGGGGACATGACTACCAGATTGGCCCTTACCGCAAAAACCTACTGTGCTATGACCACCGTACGGATGTGTGGGAGGAGAAGCGGCCCATGACGACAGCACGAGGCTGGCACAGCATGTGCAGCCTGGGCGACAACATCTATTCCATTGGAGGCAGTGACGACCACATGGAATCCATGGAACGCTTTGACGTGCTGGGCGTGGAGGCCTACAGCCCACAGTGCAACCAGTGGACTCGAGTGGCACCGCTGCTGCAGGCCAACAGCGAGTCGGGCGTGGCTGTGTGGCAGGGCCGCATCTACATCTTGGGGGGCTATAGCTGGGAGAACACTGCCTTCTCCAGGGCCGTGCAGGTATATGACCATGAGGCCAACAGGTGGAGCAGGGGGCCCGACCTCCCCAACGCCATTGCCGGCGTGtcagcttgtgtgtgtgcccTCAACCCAaggctggaggaaaagaaaaagaggaacaagGACAAGCGCCAGGACCGAGGTCAGTGA